From the genome of Vicia villosa cultivar HV-30 ecotype Madison, WI linkage group LG2, Vvil1.0, whole genome shotgun sequence, one region includes:
- the LOC131651776 gene encoding uncharacterized protein LOC131651776: protein MSLNCLSCSQVLQRTDSFQELFQEEDYRERSKKVERTWSGNMPPPNKEMTKGGALAKIKANHRRTHSTGNMPFSGNGPKLVRSSGMRRDWSFENLADMQQDQRVTCH from the coding sequence ATGAGTCTCAACTGTCTTTCCTGCAGCCAGGTTTTGCAAAGGACAGACTCATTTCAAGAGTTATTCCAAGAAGAAGATTATAGGGAAAGAAGCAAAAAGGTTGAGAGAACATGGTCGGGGAATATGCCGCCTCCCAACAAAGAGATGACCAAAGGCGGGGCTCTGGCCAAGATTAAGGCCAATCATCGCCGCACTCATAGCACGGGAAATATGCCTTTTTCAGGCAACGGACCGAAGTTGGTGAGGAGTAGTGGCATGAGAAGAGATTGGAGTTTTGAGAATTTGGCTGACATGCAACAAGACCAAAGAGTGACTTGCCATTAA